The Aeromicrobium yanjiei genome includes a region encoding these proteins:
- a CDS encoding zinc-dependent metalloprotease gives MIDWNLALSTAKKLSKPGPEVSAAEVAEAVEELRAGAARSEGPVREFSDLHATSATAPVLVVDRARWMEANIDTFRVMMEPLMAKLAEKNKASNGLTRSIGEKVTGAELGALMSFMSSKVLGQFDPFWDGPHGEGGRLLLVAPNIVQAERQLGVDPHDFRLWVCLHEETHRVQFTAVDWMRGHMKSLMDEFVEATDLDSNALSKALTDGFGEVVKIARGDSDASLTDLFQNEKQKQVVDKLTGIMSLLEGHADVVMDGVGPEVIPSVEEIRRKFNERRKGVGSLDRLMRRLLGLDAKMRQYRDGAVFVREVNEKVGLSGFNAVWAEPANLPDKSEILDPASWVKRVHG, from the coding sequence ATGATCGACTGGAATCTCGCGCTCAGCACGGCCAAGAAGCTCTCGAAGCCCGGGCCGGAGGTGTCGGCCGCCGAGGTCGCCGAGGCCGTGGAGGAGCTCCGCGCGGGCGCTGCCCGGTCGGAGGGGCCCGTGCGCGAGTTCAGCGATCTGCACGCGACCTCCGCGACCGCCCCCGTGCTCGTCGTGGACCGGGCGCGCTGGATGGAGGCCAACATCGACACCTTCCGGGTCATGATGGAACCGCTCATGGCCAAGCTCGCCGAGAAGAACAAGGCCTCGAACGGGCTCACCCGCTCGATCGGCGAAAAGGTCACCGGCGCCGAGCTCGGGGCCCTCATGTCATTCATGTCCTCGAAGGTCCTCGGCCAGTTCGACCCGTTCTGGGACGGACCTCACGGGGAGGGCGGACGACTCCTCCTGGTCGCTCCCAACATCGTCCAGGCCGAGCGCCAGCTCGGTGTGGACCCGCACGACTTCCGGCTCTGGGTGTGCCTGCACGAGGAGACCCACCGCGTGCAGTTCACCGCGGTGGACTGGATGCGCGGGCACATGAAGTCGCTGATGGACGAGTTCGTCGAGGCGACCGACCTGGACTCGAATGCGCTGTCCAAGGCCCTCACCGACGGCTTCGGCGAGGTGGTCAAGATCGCGCGGGGCGACTCCGACGCCTCGCTCACCGATCTGTTCCAGAACGAGAAGCAGAAGCAGGTCGTGGACAAGCTCACGGGCATCATGTCCCTGCTCGAGGGCCACGCCGACGTCGTGATGGACGGGGTCGGCCCCGAGGTCATCCCTAGCGTCGAGGAGATCCGCCGCAAGTTCAACGAGCGGCGCAAGGGCGTCGGCAGCCTCGACCGGCTCATGCGTCGCCTGCTGGGCCTCGACGCCAAGATGCGCCAGTACCGCGACGGAGCGGTCTTCGTCCGGGAGGTCAACGAGAAGGTCGGCCTCAGCGGGTTCAACGCCGTCTGGGCCGAGCCGGCCAACCTGCCCGACAAGTCCGAGATCCTCGACCCCGCGTCGTGGGTCAAGCGCGTCCACGGCTGA
- the dacB gene encoding D-alanyl-D-alanine carboxypeptidase/D-alanyl-D-alanine endopeptidase, whose amino-acid sequence MARRQDIRVTRTLLSLALPLVVIAAVVLGGTALWERGDLNRFICDGDCGPSNVIAPRSLAIDATPGIPGRSGSTKDPGPVDPAKLAAAVAPTLKAKVLGPHVGLAALSPDDGSVLAGSGSGTFVPASTTKVLTGYAALATIEPGTRFTTRVVRSGDRLVLVGGGDPYLATRPAADGDRVHRGDLTTLARRAAAALEEAGVSRVSLDYDASLFTGPAASPAWRPSYVAENLVTPVSSLWADQGVENGLRADDPARAAARTFASLLRKRGIEVSGNPAPATVPEGARQIATVRSATIGQIVETLIRTSDNQAAEVVLRQVAVAAGEPATFDGGARAVREALEAADVDVSGLRLTDGSGLSRSNRIAPMTLAETLRAAGTSSRTSGLLADLPVSGFTGTLVNRFAQLPTALGTVRAKTGTLTGVHSLAGYALDADGRPVIFAVMADRTDRDQPFAAQAAVDKVAAAIASCRCGRQ is encoded by the coding sequence GTGGCGCGACGACAAGACATCAGGGTCACCAGAACGCTCCTGTCCCTCGCGCTGCCCCTGGTCGTGATCGCCGCCGTCGTGCTCGGCGGAACGGCCCTGTGGGAGCGCGGTGACCTCAACCGGTTCATCTGCGACGGGGACTGCGGACCGTCCAACGTCATCGCGCCGCGGTCGCTGGCGATCGACGCGACCCCTGGAATCCCGGGGAGGTCCGGATCGACGAAGGACCCGGGACCGGTCGACCCGGCCAAGCTCGCCGCCGCGGTCGCCCCGACGCTGAAGGCGAAGGTGCTGGGCCCCCACGTCGGCCTTGCGGCCCTCTCGCCGGACGACGGCAGCGTCCTGGCCGGCTCCGGCTCGGGGACGTTCGTCCCCGCGTCGACCACCAAGGTGCTCACGGGGTACGCGGCGCTCGCCACGATCGAGCCCGGCACCCGGTTCACGACCCGGGTCGTCCGCTCGGGCGACCGGCTCGTGCTGGTGGGCGGCGGGGACCCCTACCTCGCGACGAGACCCGCCGCGGACGGCGACCGGGTCCACCGCGGCGATCTCACGACCCTGGCCCGCCGCGCCGCGGCTGCGCTCGAGGAGGCCGGCGTCTCGCGGGTCAGCCTCGACTACGACGCGTCGCTGTTCACCGGACCCGCGGCGAGTCCTGCGTGGCGACCGTCGTACGTCGCGGAGAACCTCGTGACGCCGGTCAGCTCGCTGTGGGCCGACCAGGGTGTCGAGAACGGTCTGCGCGCCGACGACCCGGCCCGGGCCGCCGCGCGGACGTTCGCGTCGTTGCTGCGCAAGCGCGGCATCGAGGTCTCGGGCAACCCGGCGCCGGCGACCGTGCCCGAGGGGGCCCGCCAGATAGCGACCGTCAGGAGCGCGACGATCGGGCAGATCGTCGAGACGCTGATCAGGACGAGCGACAACCAGGCCGCCGAGGTCGTCCTGCGGCAGGTGGCCGTGGCGGCGGGCGAGCCCGCGACGTTCGACGGCGGCGCCCGGGCCGTGCGGGAGGCGCTCGAGGCCGCGGACGTCGACGTGTCCGGGCTGCGGCTCACCGACGGCAGCGGTCTGTCGCGGAGCAACCGCATCGCCCCGATGACCCTCGCCGAGACCCTCCGCGCGGCAGGGACGTCGTCGCGGACGTCGGGGCTGCTCGCGGACCTGCCGGTCAGCGGCTTCACGGGCACCCTGGTCAACCGCTTCGCCCAGCTGCCCACCGCCCTCGGCACGGTCCGCGCCAAGACCGGGACGCTGACCGGCGTCCACTCGTTGGCGGGCTATGCGCTCGACGCCGACGGGCGCCCGGTGATCTTCGCGGTGATGGCCGACCGCACCGACCGGGACCAGCCCTTCGCCGCTCAGGCCGCCGTGGACAAGGTCGCGGCCGCGATCGCGTCCTGCCGCTGCGGCCGCCAGTAA
- a CDS encoding inorganic diphosphatase: MIFDVTVEIPKGSRNKYEVDHASHRIRLDRTLFTATQYPADYGFIDDTLGLDSDPLDALVLLSEPTFPGCVISCRTIGMFRMTDEAGGDDKVLCVPAKDPRQQHLRDIHHVPEFDRLEIEHFFTVYKDLEPGKSVEGSTWTGRVEAEAEIQASYDRFKANGGY, translated from the coding sequence GTGATTTTCGACGTCACCGTGGAGATCCCCAAGGGTAGCCGCAACAAGTACGAGGTCGATCACGCGTCGCACCGCATCCGGCTCGACCGGACGCTGTTCACCGCCACGCAGTATCCCGCCGACTACGGCTTCATCGACGACACCCTCGGCCTGGACAGCGATCCGCTGGACGCCCTCGTGCTGCTCTCGGAGCCCACGTTCCCCGGCTGCGTGATCTCGTGCCGCACGATCGGCATGTTCCGCATGACCGACGAGGCCGGCGGCGACGACAAGGTCCTGTGCGTCCCGGCGAAGGACCCACGCCAGCAGCACCTGCGCGACATCCACCACGTCCCGGAGTTCGACCGCCTCGAGATCGAGCACTTCTTCACGGTCTACAAGGACCTCGAGCCCGGCAAGTCCGTCGAGGGCTCCACATGGACCGGTCGCGTCGAGGCCGAGGCCGAGATCCAGGCCAGCTACGACCGCTTCAAGGCCAACGGCGGATACTGA
- a CDS encoding endonuclease/exonuclease/phosphatase family protein gives MLSPFRFVVAAMGTALLLGGLLTAPASAAGGPRVGAPYVTGSTPHSLTISWPATPGARRYKVSYAKSASKARRTSAPVKVSKKRRTSVRIAGLRRATRYCVTVRAVTRHGTGPRSAAHCHFTMRRAVRWDRPTVSVATFNVCAAALNCRRWRGRERAIVRRILAADADVVAVQESTRRSDDLARLLAPHGYARYSDDPGRDDETLYYRTAKLRMDTRPVTRTSCAQDPYVGGADTSLWEGPRHFDEATGQWYVLRDGGWLTEVELCRPRTKDVAWRGSFDSHTGATAAWASLRLATNNKAYVFVSAHLTHANTPAAVRLRRAETRQLIDKTKKVAHGRTIVFMGDFNSYRGMNDSPRREMARQGWFDAYDRSATYTRPFLSSLNGWDTRARSLRTWGGHIDRIFIRASVGSSAWKIVARTKHRRYVATKASDHNPIRTTLYLP, from the coding sequence GTGCTGTCCCCCTTCCGGTTCGTCGTCGCCGCCATGGGGACCGCGCTCCTCCTCGGCGGCCTGCTGACCGCGCCGGCCTCTGCTGCCGGCGGCCCCCGGGTCGGCGCCCCGTACGTCACCGGGTCGACCCCGCACTCGTTGACGATCAGCTGGCCCGCGACGCCCGGCGCACGCCGCTACAAGGTCTCGTACGCAAAGAGCGCGTCCAAGGCGCGCAGGACGTCGGCGCCGGTGAAGGTGTCCAAGAAGCGCCGGACGTCGGTCCGGATCGCGGGACTGCGACGGGCCACGCGCTACTGCGTCACGGTCCGTGCCGTCACCCGGCACGGCACGGGGCCTCGCTCCGCGGCGCACTGCCACTTCACGATGCGCCGGGCGGTGCGGTGGGACCGACCCACGGTGTCGGTCGCTACCTTCAACGTCTGCGCGGCCGCCCTCAACTGCCGGCGCTGGAGGGGTCGCGAGCGGGCGATCGTCCGCCGCATCCTCGCCGCGGACGCCGACGTCGTCGCGGTGCAGGAGTCGACCCGCCGGTCCGACGACCTGGCCCGGCTGCTCGCACCGCACGGCTATGCCCGCTACAGCGACGACCCGGGGCGCGATGACGAGACGCTCTACTACCGCACGGCGAAGCTGCGCATGGACACCCGGCCGGTCACCCGGACGTCGTGCGCCCAGGACCCGTACGTCGGCGGCGCGGACACCTCCCTCTGGGAGGGGCCGCGCCACTTCGACGAGGCGACCGGCCAGTGGTACGTCCTGCGGGACGGCGGATGGCTCACCGAGGTCGAGCTGTGCCGGCCCCGCACCAAGGACGTCGCGTGGCGCGGGTCGTTCGACTCCCACACCGGGGCCACCGCTGCGTGGGCCTCGCTTCGCCTCGCGACCAACAACAAGGCGTACGTCTTCGTGTCGGCCCACCTCACGCACGCCAACACCCCTGCCGCGGTGCGGCTGCGCCGGGCGGAGACCCGCCAGCTCATCGACAAGACCAAGAAGGTCGCGCACGGTCGCACGATCGTGTTCATGGGCGACTTCAACTCCTACCGCGGCATGAACGACAGCCCGCGCAGGGAGATGGCCCGCCAGGGCTGGTTCGACGCGTACGACCGCTCGGCGACCTACACCCGGCCGTTCCTCAGCAGCCTCAACGGCTGGGACACCCGCGCCCGGTCGCTGCGGACGTGGGGCGGGCACATCGACCGCATCTTCATCCGCGCCTCGGTCGGGTCGAGCGCCTGGAAGATCGTGGCCCGCACCAAGCACCGCCGCTACGTCGCCACCAAGGCGTCCGACCACAACCCGATCCGGACGACGCTCTACCTTCCCTGA
- a CDS encoding PQQ-dependent sugar dehydrogenase, whose amino-acid sequence MMRWSRVVPAVLLCLPLLAGAPAQAAAKPDLAVTVVADGLRLPWDLAFLPDRSMLYTERDTKTLTLRRPDGTSRRIFTAPRHMWSSGETGLMSVEVAADFATSRAFITCHGYRNAGGRPQVRVVRWRLDNAATSATYVRTLVAGLPSSTGRHGGCALAKGSRNQLYIGTGDAATGPNPQSLRSGGGKVLRVDATSGKAVSTNPYARSSNPMTRRIFTLGHRNVQGLARRADGTMWSVEQGSYRDDEVNRLVKKGNYGWNPVRRSAGDPAYNEGADSPMTDHSLRGAQRSAAWRSGNPTIATSGAAFVGSSWGDWNGALAVATLKGESLRVLRFSSAGSLRETWKPSGLDGRYGRLRGAVRGPDGALYLTTSNGTDDKILRVTTRR is encoded by the coding sequence ATGATGCGTTGGTCGCGGGTCGTCCCCGCCGTCCTCTTGTGCCTCCCTCTGCTCGCCGGGGCTCCCGCGCAGGCCGCGGCCAAGCCCGATCTCGCGGTCACGGTCGTCGCGGACGGGCTGCGGCTGCCGTGGGACCTGGCGTTCCTGCCCGACCGCTCGATGCTCTACACCGAGCGGGACACCAAGACCCTCACCCTGCGGCGCCCGGACGGCACGAGCCGCCGGATCTTCACCGCGCCCCGCCACATGTGGTCCTCCGGCGAGACCGGGCTGATGTCGGTCGAGGTCGCCGCGGACTTCGCGACGTCCCGGGCGTTCATCACCTGCCACGGCTACCGCAACGCCGGTGGACGCCCCCAGGTGCGGGTCGTCCGTTGGCGGCTCGACAACGCCGCGACGTCCGCGACGTACGTGCGCACGCTCGTCGCGGGCCTGCCGTCCTCGACCGGTCGGCACGGCGGGTGCGCCCTCGCCAAGGGCAGCCGCAACCAGCTCTACATCGGCACGGGCGACGCCGCGACCGGCCCCAACCCCCAGTCGCTGCGCTCGGGCGGCGGCAAGGTCCTGCGGGTCGACGCCACGTCGGGCAAGGCGGTGTCGACGAACCCGTACGCGCGCAGCAGCAACCCCATGACCCGGCGCATCTTCACGCTCGGCCACCGCAACGTGCAGGGACTGGCCCGGCGCGCGGACGGGACGATGTGGTCGGTCGAGCAGGGCAGCTATCGCGACGACGAGGTCAACCGCCTGGTCAAGAAGGGCAACTACGGGTGGAACCCGGTGCGCCGCTCGGCGGGCGATCCGGCGTACAACGAGGGTGCCGACTCCCCCATGACCGACCACTCGCTCCGCGGCGCGCAGCGCTCGGCGGCGTGGCGCTCGGGCAACCCGACGATCGCGACCAGCGGTGCGGCGTTCGTCGGCTCCTCGTGGGGCGACTGGAACGGCGCCCTGGCGGTGGCGACGCTCAAGGGTGAGTCGCTGCGTGTGCTGCGGTTCAGCTCGGCGGGGAGCCTGCGCGAGACCTGGAAGCCGTCGGGGCTCGACGGACGCTACGGGCGGCTCCGCGGGGCCGTGCGCGGGCCGGACGGCGCGCTCTACCTGACGACGTCCAACGGCACGGACGACAAGATCCTGCGGGTCACGACCCGCAGGTGA
- a CDS encoding TetR/AcrR family transcriptional regulator produces MTVEGARTTRAERQAQTRQSLIAVAREMFLADGYGATSLDKVAVRAGFSKGAVYSNFSGKEELCMAVLDSIHEEQLAGVVDAFSRDTDLDGRIEAFAAWAREGLGQPRWTALEVEFGAIARQSPYVATELVKRHRTIRAAIADLVRQVTTEAGLGDVVDADQTATTLLSLGIGLGTLRSLDHTIDVGVFADTMRTLLKGTTG; encoded by the coding sequence GTGACCGTCGAAGGAGCCCGGACGACCCGTGCGGAGCGTCAGGCGCAGACGCGGCAGAGCCTGATAGCGGTCGCCCGCGAGATGTTCCTCGCCGACGGCTACGGGGCGACGTCGCTCGACAAGGTCGCGGTGCGCGCGGGCTTCTCCAAGGGAGCGGTCTACTCCAACTTCTCCGGCAAGGAGGAGCTGTGCATGGCGGTGCTCGACAGCATCCACGAGGAGCAGCTCGCCGGAGTGGTCGACGCGTTCAGCCGTGACACCGATCTCGACGGCCGCATCGAGGCGTTCGCCGCCTGGGCGCGGGAGGGGCTCGGACAGCCGCGGTGGACCGCGCTCGAGGTCGAGTTCGGGGCGATCGCCCGCCAGAGCCCCTACGTCGCGACCGAGCTGGTCAAGCGGCATCGCACGATCCGTGCGGCGATCGCCGATCTCGTCCGCCAGGTCACGACCGAGGCCGGCCTCGGCGACGTCGTGGACGCCGACCAGACCGCCACGACCCTGCTGAGCCTTGGCATCGGGCTCGGGACGCTGCGGTCCCTGGACCACACGATCGACGTCGGTGTCTTCGCCGACACGATGCGCACGCTGCTCAAGGGCACGACCGGCTGA
- a CDS encoding flavin-containing monooxygenase: protein MIKKDIVIIGTGFSGMGMAMKLRASGREDFVVLEKAQDVGGTWRDNTYPGCECDIPSHMYSFSYELNTGWSKSFSGQPEIWSYMRKVADEQGIRPYIDFGVEVTGASWDEERRVWTVRTASGEDYEARVVVAGVGGLHIPNIPEITGADTFEGPRFHSAQWDHSVDLKGKKVVVIGTGASAIQFIPIIAQEVDQLTVFQRTPPWVLPKNDKPTPEWRKKLFATVPGAQRAYRNALYWGLEARAIAFNGHLNVLPVAEKIVTRYLEKKIPDAELRAKLTPDYRLGCKRVLQSNTYYPTFLRDNVELSTDGVTEILSDGVVDGNGVKHEADVIIYGTGFHVIDAFDYLDIKGKGGVDLASQFREEGVETYMGMMVNGFPNLAFMLGPNTALGHNSVVFMIEQQTKFVIRLLDEMDRLGAAAAEPTKEAQDEFNDEIQRLVQKGIWTQGGCTSWYLDSQGKNRTIWPKFTFQYWWETRKVNVPDFAWEQAA, encoded by the coding sequence GTGATCAAAAAGGACATCGTCATCATCGGTACCGGATTCTCCGGCATGGGCATGGCCATGAAGCTGCGGGCCTCCGGCCGTGAGGACTTCGTCGTGCTGGAGAAGGCCCAGGACGTCGGCGGCACCTGGCGCGACAACACGTACCCCGGGTGCGAGTGCGACATCCCCAGTCACATGTACTCCTTCTCGTACGAGCTCAACACCGGCTGGAGCAAGAGCTTCTCGGGCCAGCCGGAGATCTGGTCGTACATGCGCAAGGTTGCCGACGAGCAGGGCATCCGCCCGTACATCGACTTCGGGGTCGAGGTCACCGGCGCGTCCTGGGACGAGGAGCGGCGGGTGTGGACCGTGCGCACCGCGTCCGGCGAGGACTACGAGGCGCGTGTCGTCGTCGCGGGCGTCGGCGGGCTGCACATCCCGAACATCCCCGAGATCACCGGGGCGGACACGTTCGAGGGGCCGCGGTTCCACTCCGCGCAGTGGGACCACTCGGTCGACCTCAAGGGCAAGAAGGTCGTGGTCATCGGCACGGGTGCCAGCGCGATCCAGTTCATCCCGATCATCGCGCAGGAGGTCGACCAGCTGACGGTCTTCCAGCGCACTCCCCCGTGGGTCCTGCCCAAGAACGACAAGCCCACGCCCGAGTGGCGCAAGAAGCTGTTCGCCACGGTGCCCGGTGCCCAGCGGGCGTACCGCAACGCGCTCTACTGGGGTCTCGAGGCACGCGCGATCGCGTTCAACGGCCACCTCAACGTGCTGCCCGTCGCGGAGAAGATCGTCACTCGCTACCTGGAGAAGAAGATCCCCGACGCCGAGCTGCGGGCCAAGCTGACCCCTGACTACCGCCTCGGCTGCAAGCGCGTGCTGCAGTCCAACACGTACTACCCGACGTTCCTGCGCGACAACGTCGAGCTCAGCACCGACGGGGTCACCGAGATCCTCAGCGACGGCGTCGTCGACGGCAACGGCGTCAAGCACGAGGCCGACGTGATCATCTACGGCACCGGCTTCCACGTCATCGACGCGTTCGACTACCTCGACATCAAGGGCAAGGGCGGCGTCGACCTGGCCTCGCAGTTCCGCGAGGAGGGCGTCGAGACGTACATGGGCATGATGGTCAACGGCTTCCCCAACCTCGCGTTCATGCTCGGCCCCAACACCGCGCTCGGCCACAACTCGGTCGTCTTCATGATCGAGCAGCAGACGAAGTTCGTGATCCGGCTGCTCGACGAGATGGACCGGTTGGGTGCTGCCGCGGCGGAGCCGACCAAGGAGGCCCAGGACGAGTTCAACGACGAGATCCAGCGCCTCGTCCAGAAGGGCATCTGGACCCAGGGCGGCTGCACCAGCTGGTATCTCGACAGCCAGGGCAAGAACCGCACGATCTGGCCGAAGTTCACCTTCCAGTACTGGTGGGAGACCCGCAAGGTCAACGTCCCCGACTTCGCCTGGGAGCAGGCCGCCTGA
- a CDS encoding DEAD/DEAH box helicase, with protein sequence MRLIDLLPKGVTDDEDAVYEAITKWVDDRGLTLYPAQDEAILECVAGANVVLATPTGSGKSLVATGAMAAALARGECSVYTAPIKALVSEKFFDLCEIFGAENVGMVTGDAAVNADAPIIAATAEILANMALREGAEADIGLVVMDEFHFYADPERGWAWQVPLIELPHAQFLLMSATLGDTAKLEADLTRRTGRETTVVRSAERPVPLVSEYVSTPVQETLEQLIETGQTPVYVVHFTQVSALERAQALTSIKVATRAERDVIADALGDFRFSSAFGKTLSRLIRMGIGVHHAGMLPRYRRLVETLTQQGLLKVVCGTDTLGVGINVPIRTVLFSGLSKYDGTRQRQLQVREFQQIAGRAGRAGYDTIGHVVVEAPEHEIENARLVRKAGDDPKKLKRINRKKPAEGFVSWGQGTFEKLSTGTPEPLVSRMKVSHAMVLDVISRPGDARASLERLLRESGETEEAQDRMLAQVDDIIDALLTGGVVERIDPPDEEGRTLQLTIDLQANFALNQPLSPFAVAALDLLDRESPTYALDVVSVVEATLDDPRPIINAQRHRARGEAINEMKMDGIEYDERMELLEEITHPKPLEELLTAAYEAYRIGHPWVADHELRPKSVVREMWERAMTFSELIGDYQLARSEGLVLRYLSDVYKTLGRTVPEKARNEELEDLTEWLGELVRQTDSSLLDEWESLIAPGVDPLEVRPQAMASETPRPVTGNIRAFRVLVRNAMFRRVELAAFGRWTELAALEPDSEWDAEAWQEAMAAYREEYPAESGFATNIGTGPGSRGPELFLVEEGPETWTVRQTFDDPEGDRDWGISATVDLAASDEAGEAVVTVTDVGPR encoded by the coding sequence ATGCGCCTCATCGACCTGCTCCCGAAAGGCGTGACCGATGACGAGGACGCCGTCTACGAGGCGATCACGAAATGGGTCGACGACCGCGGCCTGACGCTGTACCCCGCCCAGGACGAGGCGATCCTCGAGTGCGTCGCCGGTGCGAACGTCGTGCTGGCGACCCCCACCGGATCCGGCAAGAGCCTGGTGGCGACCGGCGCGATGGCCGCGGCCCTGGCGCGCGGCGAGTGCAGCGTCTACACCGCGCCGATCAAGGCGCTCGTGAGCGAGAAGTTCTTCGACCTCTGCGAGATCTTCGGCGCCGAGAACGTGGGCATGGTGACCGGTGACGCCGCGGTCAATGCCGACGCCCCGATCATCGCGGCCACCGCCGAGATCCTGGCCAACATGGCCCTGCGCGAGGGCGCCGAGGCCGACATCGGCCTGGTCGTGATGGACGAGTTCCACTTCTACGCCGATCCCGAGCGCGGGTGGGCGTGGCAGGTGCCGCTGATCGAGCTGCCGCACGCGCAGTTCCTGCTGATGTCGGCCACGCTCGGCGACACCGCCAAGCTGGAGGCCGATCTGACCCGGCGTACCGGCCGTGAGACCACCGTCGTCCGCTCGGCCGAGCGTCCGGTGCCGCTCGTCAGCGAGTACGTCTCGACCCCCGTCCAGGAGACCCTCGAGCAGCTCATCGAGACCGGCCAGACGCCGGTGTACGTCGTGCACTTCACGCAGGTGTCCGCCCTGGAGCGGGCGCAGGCGCTCACCAGCATCAAGGTCGCGACCCGTGCCGAGCGCGACGTGATCGCGGACGCGTTGGGTGACTTCCGGTTCTCGTCGGCGTTCGGCAAGACCCTGTCGCGCCTGATCCGCATGGGCATCGGCGTCCACCACGCCGGCATGCTGCCGCGCTACCGCCGTCTCGTCGAGACCCTCACGCAGCAGGGCCTGCTCAAGGTGGTCTGCGGCACCGACACGCTCGGCGTCGGCATCAACGTGCCGATCCGCACCGTGCTGTTCAGCGGGCTGTCCAAGTACGACGGCACGCGCCAGCGTCAGCTGCAGGTCCGCGAGTTCCAGCAGATCGCCGGCCGCGCGGGGCGGGCGGGCTACGACACGATCGGTCACGTCGTGGTCGAGGCGCCCGAGCACGAGATCGAGAACGCCCGGCTCGTCCGCAAGGCCGGCGACGACCCCAAGAAGCTCAAGCGCATCAACCGCAAGAAGCCCGCCGAGGGCTTCGTGTCGTGGGGGCAGGGCACGTTCGAGAAGCTGTCGACCGGCACCCCCGAGCCTCTGGTCTCGCGCATGAAGGTCAGCCACGCGATGGTGCTCGACGTCATCTCGCGTCCCGGCGACGCCCGCGCCTCGCTCGAGCGGCTGCTGCGCGAGAGCGGTGAGACCGAGGAGGCGCAGGACCGGATGCTCGCGCAGGTCGATGACATCATCGACGCGCTGCTGACCGGCGGCGTCGTCGAGCGGATCGACCCGCCCGACGAGGAGGGTCGCACCCTCCAGCTCACGATCGACCTGCAGGCCAACTTCGCTCTCAACCAGCCGCTGTCGCCGTTCGCGGTCGCGGCCCTGGACCTGCTCGACCGCGAGTCACCGACGTACGCCCTCGACGTCGTGTCGGTCGTCGAGGCGACGCTGGACGACCCCCGCCCGATCATCAACGCGCAGCGTCACCGGGCGCGCGGCGAGGCCATCAACGAGATGAAGATGGACGGCATCGAGTACGACGAGCGGATGGAGCTGCTCGAGGAGATCACGCACCCCAAGCCGCTGGAGGAGCTGCTGACCGCGGCCTACGAGGCGTACCGCATCGGTCACCCCTGGGTCGCGGACCACGAGCTGCGGCCCAAGTCGGTCGTGCGCGAGATGTGGGAGCGCGCGATGACGTTCTCCGAGCTGATCGGCGACTACCAGCTCGCTCGCTCCGAGGGGCTCGTGCTGCGCTATCTCTCCGACGTCTACAAGACGCTGGGGCGCACGGTGCCGGAGAAGGCGCGCAACGAGGAGCTCGAGGACCTCACCGAGTGGCTCGGCGAGCTCGTGCGGCAGACCGACTCCTCGCTGCTGGACGAGTGGGAGTCGCTGATCGCTCCGGGTGTCGACCCCTTGGAGGTACGTCCCCAGGCGATGGCGAGCGAGACGCCGCGGCCGGTCACCGGCAACATCCGCGCGTTCCGGGTGCTGGTGCGCAACGCGATGTTCCGCCGGGTCGAGCTCGCGGCGTTCGGCCGCTGGACCGAGCTCGCGGCACTCGAGCCGGACAGCGAGTGGGACGCCGAGGCCTGGCAGGAGGCGATGGCCGCCTACCGCGAGGAGTACCCGGCCGAGTCGGGGTTCGCGACCAACATCGGCACCGGTCCGGGGTCACGCGGCCCCGAGCTGTTCCTGGTCGAGGAGGGGCCGGAGACCTGGACCGTCCGGCAGACGTTCGACGACCCCGAGGGCGACCGCGACTGGGGCATCAGCGCGACCGTCGACCTGGCGGCGTCTGACGAGGCCGGCGAGGCCGTCGTCACCGTCACCGACGTCGGCCCCCGCTAG